Proteins encoded in a region of the Quercus lobata isolate SW786 chromosome 8, ValleyOak3.0 Primary Assembly, whole genome shotgun sequence genome:
- the LOC115954520 gene encoding protein IQ-DOMAIN 1 isoform X2 codes for MGKKGGTSWLTAVKRAFRSPTKDDDEKKREKRRWPFRKPTNQETVAHQETQQPKPTPDSTVAPANHESTATAAAERKHALEVAVATAEAAMVTAQAAVEVARLSRPANQAKQHKSAIVIQTAFRGYLARRALRALKGLVKLQALVRGHNVRKQAKMTLKCMQALVRVQSRVLDQRMRLSHEGSRKSTFSDTNSVWESRYLQDISDRKSVSREVSSIADDWDDRPHTVEEVKAMLRQRKEAAMKREKTLSQAFSQQIWRSGRSPSVGNEDELEERPKWLDRWMATKPWDTRGRASTDQRDPIKTVEMDTAQPYSYLAPNSRRPNQNQHHQQQRPSSPLHRNPQNLHPHHSPVTPSPSKTRPIQVRSASPRCSREDRNYPTSQTPSLRSNYYYNGNVHPHAVRGGASSSASGGSTLPNYMAATESAKARVRSQSAPRQRPSTPERERVGSAKKRLSFPAPPDPYSVGMGYGCYGHNLRSPSFKSVSGAHFGLEQQSNYSSCCTDSFGGEISPSSTSDLRRWLR; via the exons ATGGGGAAGAAGGGAGGCACTTCATGGTTAACTGCAGTCAAAAGAGCTTTCAGATCTCCTACTaaagatgatgatgaaaag AAGAGAGAAAAGCGAAGATGGCCGTTCAGAAAACCCACAAACCAAGAAACAGTAGCACATCAGGAAACCCAGCAACCAAAGCCCACGCCTGACTCCACTGTTGCACCGGCGAACCATGAGTCGACAGCGACGGCAGCTGCAGAGCGAAAGCATGCGCTTGAGGTGGCGGTGGCCACCGCCGAGGCTGCAATGGTCACAGCCCAAGCGGCGGTGGAGGTGGCTCGGCTGTCCAGGCCTGCTAATCAAGCTAAACAGCACAAATCTGCCATAGTTATTCAGACAGCTTTTAGGGGATATTTG GCGAGGAGAGCACTTCGTGCACTTAAGGGCTTAGTAAAGTTACAAGCTTTAGTGAGAGGTCATAATGTTAGAAAGCAAGCGAAGATGACTCTTAAGTGCATGCAAGCACTGGTTCGTGTGCAATCTAGGGTGCTTGACCAGCGTATGAGGCTCTCTCATGAAGGCAGCAGAAAATCTACATTCAGTGACACAAACAGCGTTTGGGAGTCGAGGTATCTTCAAGACATTTCAGACAGGAAATCAGTT TCAAGAGAAGTGAGTAGCATAGCTGATGATTGGGACGACAGGCCACACACAGTTGAGGAAGTGAAAGCTATGTTGCGGCAAAGAAAGGAAGCTGCAATGAAGCGTGAAAAGACATTGTCTCAGGCCTTTTCTCAACAG ATTTGGAGGTCTGGTAGGAGCCCATCAGTTGGCAATGAAGATGAGCTCGAAGAGAGACCCAAATGGCTGGACCGGTGGATGGCCACAAAGCCATGGGATACCCGGGGAAGAGCCTCAACTGATCAAAGAGACCCTATCAAAACCGTGGAAATGGATACAGCCCAGCCTTACTCATACTTGGCACCTAATTCACGGAGaccaaatcaaaatcaacatcatcaacaacaaagaCCCAGTTCACCACTCCATAGAAATCCCCAAAATCTGCACCCTCACCACTCCCCTGTCACACCCTCACCATCGAAAACCCGGCCTATCCAAGTCCGGTCAGCGAGCCCTCGTTGCTCTAGAGAAGATAGAAATTACCCTACATCTCAAACACCAAGCTTAAGGTCCAACTATTATTACAATGGTAATGTACATCCACATGCTGTCAGGGGTGGGGCAAGTAGTAGTGCAAGTGGTGGTTCTACATTGCCTAATTACATGGCTGCAACCGAGTCTGCTAAGGCTCGCGTGAGGTCTCAGAGTGCACCGAGGCAGAGGCCATCAACACCGGAGAGGGAGCGAGTTGGATCAGCAAAGAAAAGGCTCTCATTTCCGGCACCACCAGACCCTTATAGTGTGGGAATGGGGTATGGATGTTATGGGCATAACTTGAGGAGTCCAAGCTTTAAGAGTGTTAGTGGAGCACATTTTGGGTTGGAGCAACAGTCTAACTATTCATCATGCTGCACTGATAGCTTTGGGGGTGAGATTTCTCCTTCTTCAACCAGTGACCTTAGAAGGTGGTTGAGGTGA
- the LOC115954520 gene encoding protein IQ-DOMAIN 1 isoform X1: MGKKGGTSWLTAVKRAFRSPTKDDDEKQKREKRRWPFRKPTNQETVAHQETQQPKPTPDSTVAPANHESTATAAAERKHALEVAVATAEAAMVTAQAAVEVARLSRPANQAKQHKSAIVIQTAFRGYLARRALRALKGLVKLQALVRGHNVRKQAKMTLKCMQALVRVQSRVLDQRMRLSHEGSRKSTFSDTNSVWESRYLQDISDRKSVSREVSSIADDWDDRPHTVEEVKAMLRQRKEAAMKREKTLSQAFSQQIWRSGRSPSVGNEDELEERPKWLDRWMATKPWDTRGRASTDQRDPIKTVEMDTAQPYSYLAPNSRRPNQNQHHQQQRPSSPLHRNPQNLHPHHSPVTPSPSKTRPIQVRSASPRCSREDRNYPTSQTPSLRSNYYYNGNVHPHAVRGGASSSASGGSTLPNYMAATESAKARVRSQSAPRQRPSTPERERVGSAKKRLSFPAPPDPYSVGMGYGCYGHNLRSPSFKSVSGAHFGLEQQSNYSSCCTDSFGGEISPSSTSDLRRWLR, encoded by the exons ATGGGGAAGAAGGGAGGCACTTCATGGTTAACTGCAGTCAAAAGAGCTTTCAGATCTCCTACTaaagatgatgatgaaaag cagAAGAGAGAAAAGCGAAGATGGCCGTTCAGAAAACCCACAAACCAAGAAACAGTAGCACATCAGGAAACCCAGCAACCAAAGCCCACGCCTGACTCCACTGTTGCACCGGCGAACCATGAGTCGACAGCGACGGCAGCTGCAGAGCGAAAGCATGCGCTTGAGGTGGCGGTGGCCACCGCCGAGGCTGCAATGGTCACAGCCCAAGCGGCGGTGGAGGTGGCTCGGCTGTCCAGGCCTGCTAATCAAGCTAAACAGCACAAATCTGCCATAGTTATTCAGACAGCTTTTAGGGGATATTTG GCGAGGAGAGCACTTCGTGCACTTAAGGGCTTAGTAAAGTTACAAGCTTTAGTGAGAGGTCATAATGTTAGAAAGCAAGCGAAGATGACTCTTAAGTGCATGCAAGCACTGGTTCGTGTGCAATCTAGGGTGCTTGACCAGCGTATGAGGCTCTCTCATGAAGGCAGCAGAAAATCTACATTCAGTGACACAAACAGCGTTTGGGAGTCGAGGTATCTTCAAGACATTTCAGACAGGAAATCAGTT TCAAGAGAAGTGAGTAGCATAGCTGATGATTGGGACGACAGGCCACACACAGTTGAGGAAGTGAAAGCTATGTTGCGGCAAAGAAAGGAAGCTGCAATGAAGCGTGAAAAGACATTGTCTCAGGCCTTTTCTCAACAG ATTTGGAGGTCTGGTAGGAGCCCATCAGTTGGCAATGAAGATGAGCTCGAAGAGAGACCCAAATGGCTGGACCGGTGGATGGCCACAAAGCCATGGGATACCCGGGGAAGAGCCTCAACTGATCAAAGAGACCCTATCAAAACCGTGGAAATGGATACAGCCCAGCCTTACTCATACTTGGCACCTAATTCACGGAGaccaaatcaaaatcaacatcatcaacaacaaagaCCCAGTTCACCACTCCATAGAAATCCCCAAAATCTGCACCCTCACCACTCCCCTGTCACACCCTCACCATCGAAAACCCGGCCTATCCAAGTCCGGTCAGCGAGCCCTCGTTGCTCTAGAGAAGATAGAAATTACCCTACATCTCAAACACCAAGCTTAAGGTCCAACTATTATTACAATGGTAATGTACATCCACATGCTGTCAGGGGTGGGGCAAGTAGTAGTGCAAGTGGTGGTTCTACATTGCCTAATTACATGGCTGCAACCGAGTCTGCTAAGGCTCGCGTGAGGTCTCAGAGTGCACCGAGGCAGAGGCCATCAACACCGGAGAGGGAGCGAGTTGGATCAGCAAAGAAAAGGCTCTCATTTCCGGCACCACCAGACCCTTATAGTGTGGGAATGGGGTATGGATGTTATGGGCATAACTTGAGGAGTCCAAGCTTTAAGAGTGTTAGTGGAGCACATTTTGGGTTGGAGCAACAGTCTAACTATTCATCATGCTGCACTGATAGCTTTGGGGGTGAGATTTCTCCTTCTTCAACCAGTGACCTTAGAAGGTGGTTGAGGTGA